Proteins from a genomic interval of Microbacterium esteraromaticum:
- a CDS encoding ABC transporter permease: MNATLNALRYIAPKLAQFLFVVLATYTVVFLLVTFLPGDPLLAAIASKSGGDTVVDPETLERMREQYGLAGTPWEQYWHRLGMLAQGDLGISIATGQPVATMIARALPNSVEIAAIALVIAIIIAVVFTFLAFLAPTRWLRNLLLQIPPFGVAIPAFLTGLLLISFFSFTLGWLPSSGSRQPGSAILPAITLALPVGAILFQVFSAAVLEAQASQHVFTAVAKGVPPRRIFTAHLLRNALLPTITVLGLTIGYLAAGTAVVETVFSRDGIGRMTVNAVLARDVNVIQGIVLMVAAVYATVNLIVDLAYGVIDPRTRRSGRSAARGTQPETSQKEASA; the protein is encoded by the coding sequence ATGAACGCGACACTGAATGCGCTGCGCTACATCGCACCGAAACTGGCGCAGTTCCTGTTCGTGGTGCTGGCGACGTACACCGTCGTATTCCTCCTGGTCACCTTCCTGCCCGGCGACCCGCTGCTCGCCGCGATCGCGAGTAAGAGCGGCGGCGACACCGTCGTCGATCCCGAGACGCTCGAGCGGATGCGCGAGCAGTACGGTCTGGCGGGCACCCCGTGGGAGCAATACTGGCACCGCCTCGGGATGCTGGCTCAGGGCGACCTCGGGATCTCGATCGCCACCGGCCAGCCAGTCGCGACCATGATCGCCCGCGCGCTGCCGAACTCCGTCGAGATCGCCGCGATCGCCCTGGTGATCGCGATCATCATCGCCGTGGTCTTCACGTTCCTCGCTTTCCTGGCGCCGACGCGCTGGCTGCGCAACCTGCTGCTGCAGATCCCTCCCTTCGGTGTGGCGATCCCCGCGTTCCTCACGGGCCTGCTGCTGATCAGCTTCTTCTCGTTCACACTGGGCTGGCTGCCGTCATCGGGCAGTCGCCAGCCGGGCAGCGCGATCCTGCCCGCGATCACCCTTGCCCTGCCGGTCGGGGCGATCCTGTTCCAGGTGTTCTCTGCGGCCGTGCTGGAGGCCCAGGCCAGCCAGCACGTGTTCACCGCGGTGGCCAAGGGCGTACCGCCCCGCCGCATCTTCACCGCGCACCTGCTGCGCAACGCGCTGCTGCCGACGATCACCGTGCTGGGATTGACGATCGGCTACCTCGCGGCGGGCACGGCCGTGGTCGAGACGGTCTTCTCACGTGACGGCATCGGCCGGATGACCGTGAACGCCGTGCTGGCCAGGGATGTCAATGTCATTCAGGGCATCGTGCTCATGGTCGCCGCCGTCTATGCCACGGTCAACCTCATCGTCGACCTGGCGTACGGCGTGATCGACCCGCGCACGCGCCGCTCGGGACGTTCGGCGGCACGCGGCACTCAACCGGAGACGTCGCAGAAGGAGGCGTCGGCATGA
- a CDS encoding amidohydrolase family protein produces the protein MTTTESIRGIHLWDGSAYRGTSRIDWTGDRIDAVQSDEGTLDELCVIPGLVDTHVHLGAYSGTGHADWSSWPLITPWEEQVFHIANNAQKAARAGVTTLRDLSGDERQLAVKRAFDEGIQPGPRVLVHGAVGMTAGHGDLFIPPHYPHRGRTADSPDECRKLVREYARMGADGIKIFVSGGVLSMGDKVGWRNQTLDEIRATIDEAHALSMPVAAHSHSAEGNEIALSVGADSLEHGTGLEADQWERLVAGNIPVAPTLLINDAIADGRVAVTDDARDKAKDVVAYRDSLFGDAGRAGIRFVLGTDANGIFVQFGDQMEEVRLMADMFGWDAERALRAATSDAADVVGLTKRVGTLAEGYGADFVVLRGRPWENIADLRVENIVAVVSRGRLVHGALPTAA, from the coding sequence GTGACGACGACGGAGAGCATCCGGGGAATCCACCTCTGGGACGGCAGTGCCTATCGCGGCACGAGCCGCATCGACTGGACCGGCGACCGCATCGATGCGGTGCAGTCCGATGAGGGGACGCTCGACGAGCTCTGCGTCATCCCCGGCCTCGTCGATACGCACGTGCACCTGGGCGCCTACTCGGGAACCGGGCATGCCGACTGGTCGTCATGGCCGCTGATCACCCCGTGGGAAGAGCAGGTCTTCCACATCGCCAACAACGCCCAGAAGGCCGCGCGCGCGGGCGTCACCACTCTGCGCGACCTGTCGGGCGACGAACGGCAGTTGGCCGTCAAGCGCGCGTTCGACGAGGGCATCCAGCCGGGGCCGCGCGTGCTCGTCCACGGCGCCGTCGGCATGACGGCCGGTCACGGCGACCTCTTCATCCCGCCGCACTACCCCCACCGTGGCCGCACGGCCGACAGCCCCGACGAGTGCCGTAAGCTCGTGCGCGAGTACGCCCGCATGGGCGCCGACGGCATCAAGATCTTCGTCAGCGGCGGCGTGCTGTCGATGGGCGACAAGGTCGGCTGGCGCAACCAGACACTCGATGAGATCCGCGCCACGATCGACGAGGCCCACGCCCTCAGCATGCCCGTCGCCGCTCACAGCCACTCCGCCGAGGGCAACGAGATCGCCCTCTCGGTCGGCGCCGACTCGCTCGAGCACGGCACGGGCCTCGAAGCCGACCAGTGGGAGCGCCTCGTCGCCGGCAACATCCCCGTCGCGCCGACCCTGCTCATCAACGACGCCATCGCCGATGGTCGCGTCGCCGTCACCGACGATGCCCGCGACAAGGCGAAGGACGTCGTGGCCTACCGCGACTCGCTCTTCGGTGACGCCGGTCGCGCGGGCATCCGCTTCGTGCTCGGCACCGACGCCAACGGCATCTTCGTGCAGTTCGGCGACCAGATGGAGGAAGTGCGCCTGATGGCCGACATGTTCGGCTGGGACGCGGAGCGCGCGCTGCGCGCCGCGACGTCGGATGCTGCTGACGTCGTCGGCCTGACCAAGCGCGTCGGCACCCTCGCGGAGGGCTACGGCGCCGACTTCGTCGTGCTGCGCGGCCGCCCCTGGGAGAACATCGCCGACCTGCGCGTCGAGAACATCGTCGCCGTCGTCTCACGAGGCCGCCTCGTGCACGGCGCCCTGCCCACCGCGGCCTGA
- a CDS encoding dipeptide ABC transporter ATP-binding protein produces the protein MTAPLLKVEDLRVEYATRGRSAEVVHGVSFEVHAGKVVALVGESGSGKSTVSQALIRRLPENGRVSAGAIRFAGEDLARLPERMLRKVRGAQIGFVPQDPGSSLNPLMRVGEQIAETLRIHRRMPRAAAAARAVQILDEVGIPEPALRATQYPHELSGGLRQRALIGIAWACGPQLVIADEPTSALDVTVQRHVLDQLDQLVADHGTAVLLITHDLAVAADRADEIIVMYRGEIVERGATADVLSAPSHEYTRRLVAAAPGLRQGRLTPQAPDAVESAVFTAFRDRGVREQAHESILEVRSLSKTYGVRGGSFLAADDVSFAVPRGKTLSIVGESGSGKTTSARIAARLVSADSGAVLLDGTDITHARGEELRQLRRRMQVVYQNPFGSLDPRMTVERIVSEPLRSFRIGDRASQASLVRDLLERVRLAPELADRRPLELSGGQRQRVAIARALAIGPELMILDEPVSALDVSVQEQILQLLVDLQAEFGLSYLFISHDLGVVSQISDRIVVMQKGRVVESGDAERVFAEPAHDYTRELIAAIPGTQRA, from the coding sequence ATGACTGCGCCGCTGCTCAAGGTCGAAGATCTGCGGGTCGAGTACGCCACACGTGGCCGGAGCGCCGAGGTCGTGCACGGTGTGTCCTTCGAGGTGCACGCCGGCAAGGTCGTCGCGCTGGTCGGTGAATCGGGCTCGGGCAAGTCGACGGTCTCCCAGGCGCTGATCCGGCGTCTTCCCGAGAACGGCCGCGTCAGCGCGGGCGCGATCCGCTTCGCCGGTGAGGACCTCGCGCGTCTTCCCGAGCGGATGCTGCGCAAGGTGCGCGGTGCGCAGATCGGCTTCGTCCCGCAGGACCCCGGTTCGTCGCTCAACCCGCTGATGCGGGTCGGTGAGCAGATCGCCGAGACGCTGCGGATCCACCGGCGGATGCCGCGTGCCGCGGCCGCCGCGCGTGCGGTGCAGATCCTCGATGAGGTCGGCATTCCCGAGCCGGCGCTGCGGGCGACGCAGTATCCGCACGAGCTGTCGGGCGGTCTGCGTCAGCGGGCCCTGATCGGCATCGCCTGGGCGTGCGGGCCGCAGTTGGTCATCGCAGACGAGCCCACGAGCGCCCTCGATGTCACGGTTCAGCGGCACGTGCTCGACCAGCTCGACCAGCTCGTGGCCGACCACGGTACCGCGGTGCTGCTGATCACGCACGACCTCGCGGTCGCCGCTGACCGGGCCGACGAGATCATCGTGATGTACCGCGGTGAGATCGTCGAGCGCGGTGCCACGGCCGACGTGCTCAGCGCACCGAGTCACGAGTACACCCGTCGCCTGGTGGCTGCCGCGCCGGGGCTGCGTCAGGGGCGCCTGACGCCCCAGGCGCCGGATGCTGTCGAGAGCGCCGTGTTCACCGCGTTCCGCGACCGGGGCGTGCGGGAACAGGCGCACGAGAGCATTCTCGAGGTGCGTTCGCTGAGCAAGACGTACGGCGTACGCGGCGGGTCGTTCCTCGCGGCTGACGACGTCTCGTTCGCGGTGCCGCGCGGCAAGACGCTGTCGATCGTCGGCGAGTCGGGGTCGGGCAAGACGACCAGTGCGCGGATCGCGGCTCGGCTCGTGTCGGCCGACTCCGGCGCCGTGCTGCTCGACGGCACCGACATCACCCACGCCCGGGGTGAGGAGCTGCGTCAGCTGCGCCGGCGGATGCAGGTGGTGTATCAGAACCCGTTCGGATCACTCGATCCGCGCATGACCGTGGAGCGCATCGTGTCGGAACCGCTGCGGTCGTTCCGCATCGGTGATCGCGCGTCGCAGGCGAGCCTGGTGCGCGATCTGCTGGAGCGCGTGCGGCTGGCGCCCGAACTGGCCGACCGTCGTCCGCTCGAGCTCTCGGGCGGACAACGCCAGCGCGTGGCCATCGCCCGGGCGCTGGCCATCGGGCCCGAGCTGATGATCCTCGACGAGCCGGTGTCGGCGCTCGACGTGTCGGTGCAGGAGCAGATCCTGCAGCTGCTCGTCGACCTGCAGGCCGAGTTCGGTCTGAGCTATCTGTTCATCTCGCACGATCTGGGCGTGGTGAGTCAGATCTCCGACCGCATCGTCGTGATGCAGAAGGGTCGCGTCGTCGAGAGCGGCGATGCCGAGCGCGTCTTCGCCGAGCCGGCGCACGATTACACGAGGGAGCTCATCGCCGCCATCCCCGGCACCCAGCGCGCATGA
- a CDS encoding SGNH/GDSL hydrolase family protein yields the protein MGGERDRLRDALASKTPLTWVLTGDSITHGLLHTRGDRNYVDHLHELIRGDMGRVQDALINTAISGWRVTQLLKDFDRRVAHWHPNIVTLMIGTNDCSTTAKAGVVAPHEFAASVTEFVQRVRKVGAIPVLQTPPTIDVAHAPERARIAEFAQATRDVAARQDVILIDQFARFTELGAGGVAHRLLNDPFHPGATGHAVLALEIARVLGLQAPPASDRVLPYLAQRVADAG from the coding sequence GTGGGCGGCGAACGCGACCGGTTGCGCGATGCCCTGGCGTCGAAGACACCCCTCACCTGGGTACTGACCGGCGACTCGATCACGCACGGCCTGCTGCACACCCGCGGCGACCGCAACTACGTCGACCACCTGCATGAGCTGATCCGCGGGGATATGGGTCGCGTGCAGGATGCCCTGATCAACACCGCCATCAGCGGTTGGCGCGTCACGCAGCTGCTCAAGGACTTCGACCGGCGCGTCGCGCACTGGCATCCGAACATCGTCACCCTCATGATCGGAACCAACGACTGCTCGACGACCGCCAAGGCGGGCGTCGTCGCGCCGCACGAGTTCGCGGCATCGGTGACGGAGTTCGTGCAGCGCGTGCGCAAGGTCGGCGCGATCCCGGTGCTGCAGACGCCGCCGACGATCGACGTCGCCCATGCCCCCGAGCGCGCACGCATCGCCGAGTTCGCCCAGGCGACCCGCGATGTCGCCGCGCGGCAGGACGTCATCCTCATCGACCAGTTCGCCCGGTTCACCGAACTCGGGGCGGGCGGGGTAGCCCACCGCCTGCTGAACGACCCGTTCCATCCCGGAGCAACCGGCCACGCCGTGCTCGCCCTGGAGATCGCCCGCGTACTCGGGCTGCAGGCGCCACCGGCATCCGATCGCGTGCTGCCGTACCTCGCGCAGCGCGTCGCCGACGCCGGCTGA
- a CDS encoding FAD-dependent oxidoreductase: MRVIIIGGVAGGMSAATRLRRLDESAEIIVIEQGDYVSFANCGLPYYVGGVIPERQALLLQTPESLRARFELDVRTRHEAVAINREAQTVSIRDARTGAVIDEAYDHLILAVGATPRDAFDQIDGGPTVSTLRTVDDVDRITLALEELALDEAPRAGRAVVAGGGFIGLEAVENLVHRGLDVTLVQNGAHPLSPLDSEMAALVVDELAARGVDLRMRTSVASVDADGVHLDDGTTVAADLLIDARGVRPAASIVTTAGLATAPSGGIEVDALQRTSDPRIFAVGDAALKIDAISAEPTLVTMAGLANRHGRTAADVIAWEHGLLDERPADALPAVGTAIVGVFGLAVAMVGWSERRLADAGRAHRVIHAHPADHAGYYPGAERLTMKLLVDPGTDLILGAQVIGRSGADKRIDIIATAMQAGLTATQLSRLELAYAPQYGSAKDPVNMLGYIADNAATDLTGSIQWHELDAAVAAGATLIDVRSETEHAGGAIPGSINVPLDELRARLGELPDGELIVHCQVGQRGHTATRLLRQHDRRVRNLDGGYLTWVAGTRMHADTRTTVKEYA, encoded by the coding sequence ATGCGCGTGATCATCATCGGGGGCGTCGCCGGCGGTATGTCCGCCGCCACACGTCTGCGGCGCCTCGACGAGTCGGCCGAGATCATCGTGATCGAGCAGGGCGACTACGTCAGCTTCGCCAACTGCGGCCTGCCGTACTACGTCGGCGGGGTCATCCCCGAGCGGCAGGCACTGCTGCTGCAGACCCCCGAATCGCTGCGCGCGCGCTTCGAGCTCGACGTGCGCACCCGCCACGAGGCGGTCGCGATCAACCGTGAGGCCCAGACCGTCAGCATCCGCGATGCGCGCACCGGCGCCGTGATCGACGAGGCGTACGACCACCTGATTCTCGCCGTCGGCGCCACTCCACGCGACGCGTTCGACCAGATCGACGGCGGCCCGACGGTCTCGACCCTGCGCACCGTCGACGACGTCGATCGCATCACCCTCGCTCTCGAAGAACTGGCCCTCGATGAGGCACCGCGCGCGGGACGCGCGGTCGTCGCCGGCGGCGGCTTCATCGGTCTCGAAGCCGTCGAGAACCTCGTGCACCGCGGACTCGACGTCACGCTCGTGCAGAACGGCGCCCATCCGCTGAGCCCCCTCGACTCCGAGATGGCCGCTCTCGTCGTCGATGAACTCGCCGCTCGCGGCGTCGACCTGCGCATGCGCACCTCGGTCGCCTCGGTGGATGCCGACGGCGTGCACCTCGACGACGGCACCACCGTCGCCGCCGACCTGCTGATCGACGCCCGTGGCGTGCGCCCGGCGGCATCCATCGTCACGACCGCGGGTCTCGCGACCGCGCCCAGCGGCGGCATCGAGGTCGACGCCCTGCAGCGCACCAGCGACCCGCGCATCTTCGCCGTCGGCGACGCCGCGCTGAAGATCGATGCGATCTCGGCCGAGCCGACCCTGGTCACGATGGCGGGCCTGGCGAATCGGCACGGCCGTACCGCGGCCGACGTCATCGCCTGGGAACACGGACTGCTCGACGAGCGCCCCGCCGACGCCCTTCCGGCGGTCGGCACGGCGATCGTCGGCGTGTTCGGCCTCGCCGTCGCGATGGTCGGGTGGAGCGAGCGACGCCTGGCGGATGCCGGACGCGCGCACCGCGTCATCCACGCGCACCCCGCCGACCACGCCGGCTACTACCCCGGTGCCGAGCGGCTCACCATGAAGCTGCTGGTCGACCCCGGCACCGATCTGATCCTGGGCGCCCAGGTGATCGGCCGCAGCGGTGCCGACAAACGCATCGACATCATCGCCACCGCGATGCAGGCGGGGCTCACCGCCACGCAGCTCAGCCGCCTCGAGCTCGCCTACGCACCGCAGTACGGTTCGGCGAAAGACCCGGTCAACATGCTCGGCTACATCGCCGACAACGCCGCGACCGACCTCACCGGCAGCATCCAGTGGCACGAGCTCGACGCCGCCGTGGCGGCCGGCGCGACCCTGATCGATGTGCGCAGCGAGACCGAGCATGCGGGCGGCGCCATCCCGGGCAGCATCAACGTTCCGCTCGATGAGCTGCGCGCCCGACTCGGCGAGCTGCCCGACGGTGAACTGATCGTGCACTGCCAGGTCGGCCAGCGCGGGCACACCGCCACGCGCCTGCTGCGCCAGCACGACCGTCGCGTGCGCAACCTCGACGGCGGCTACCTCACCTGGGTGGCCGGAACGCGGATGCACGCCGACACCCGCACGACTGTGAAGGAGTACGCATGA
- a CDS encoding metal-sensitive transcriptional regulator produces MSPQASDEEIRKVVNRLKRARGQLTAVIDAMEDEADCRDVVIQLAAVGKAIDRAGFSVISTALRSCVTDAEQGTVREDDAPTVAELEKLFLTLA; encoded by the coding sequence ATGAGCCCTCAGGCATCCGATGAAGAGATCCGCAAGGTCGTCAACCGTCTCAAGCGGGCCCGCGGCCAGCTGACCGCCGTCATCGACGCGATGGAAGACGAGGCCGACTGCCGTGACGTCGTCATCCAGCTCGCCGCCGTCGGCAAGGCCATCGACCGCGCCGGCTTCTCGGTGATCAGCACCGCGCTGCGCAGCTGCGTGACCGACGCCGAGCAGGGCACCGTCCGTGAGGACGACGCCCCCACCGTCGCCGAGCTCGAGAAGCTGTTCCTGACGCTCGCCTGA
- a CDS encoding ABC transporter substrate-binding protein: MNTPVRHASTRWIAAFGAAALGAGLLAGCTPATTDGGETSDELYIAVQDDPVCLDPQQVTLTTALNISRQLVDSLVDQDPETGEIVPWLADAFVASDTLKEFTFTLRDGVTFSDGSELTPETVKANFDALAALGSTAPLASQYLAGYQATEVVDESTVKVTFAEPNAQFLQGASTITLGMLSDETAALTAEERCLAPVGSGAFVLDEYTANDAVVLSAREGYGWGSSLRASSGDAAIKSITFAITPEPGVRTGGLQTGEFDMIFDLPAIDEQRFSTGDYEIYARANPGIPTSLVPNTERPIVSDPVVRQAMILATDRTEIAELTGSSMVQPVAGVLSSATPSFLDQADALTFDLDAAEQLLDDAGWKVGAEGTREKDGTPLTVSVTAFYGQDVLEATQVQLAKAGIDLKINMVTAGDFFGAVASKDFDFLSAGLTRTDPDALRVMLSPASEAHWAVIDDAELEAQLTAQAATADPVERTAILAEAQQRIVEQAYLVPLLEVAQVHASQKGVSGVAFDSSSRVNLYDVTVQR; this comes from the coding sequence GTGAACACCCCCGTACGACACGCATCCACACGCTGGATCGCCGCCTTCGGCGCGGCTGCACTCGGAGCCGGTCTGCTCGCCGGCTGCACCCCCGCCACCACCGACGGTGGCGAGACGAGTGACGAGCTCTACATCGCCGTCCAGGACGACCCGGTGTGCCTCGACCCGCAGCAGGTCACGCTGACCACGGCGCTGAACATCAGCCGCCAGCTGGTGGACTCGCTCGTCGACCAGGATCCCGAGACCGGCGAGATCGTCCCGTGGCTCGCAGACGCATTCGTCGCGAGCGACACATTGAAGGAGTTCACGTTCACCCTGCGTGACGGTGTCACCTTCAGCGACGGCTCGGAGCTGACGCCCGAGACGGTCAAGGCCAACTTCGATGCGCTGGCCGCGCTCGGCAGCACCGCACCGCTGGCCTCGCAGTATCTCGCCGGCTACCAGGCGACCGAGGTCGTCGACGAGTCGACGGTGAAGGTCACCTTCGCCGAGCCCAACGCGCAGTTCCTGCAGGGCGCGAGCACCATCACCCTGGGCATGCTCTCCGATGAGACCGCCGCGCTGACCGCCGAGGAGCGCTGCCTGGCGCCCGTCGGCTCGGGCGCGTTCGTGCTCGACGAGTACACCGCGAACGACGCGGTCGTCCTCTCGGCCCGTGAGGGCTACGGGTGGGGCTCGTCGCTGCGTGCGAGCAGCGGCGACGCGGCGATCAAGAGCATCACGTTCGCGATCACGCCGGAGCCCGGCGTGCGCACGGGTGGTCTGCAGACCGGCGAGTTCGACATGATCTTCGATCTGCCCGCGATCGACGAGCAGCGGTTCAGCACGGGTGACTACGAGATCTACGCGCGGGCGAACCCGGGCATCCCGACCTCGCTCGTGCCCAACACCGAGCGACCGATCGTCTCGGACCCGGTCGTGCGCCAGGCGATGATCCTTGCCACCGACCGCACCGAGATCGCCGAGCTGACCGGCTCGAGCATGGTGCAGCCGGTCGCCGGCGTGCTCAGCTCGGCCACGCCGTCGTTCCTCGACCAGGCCGACGCGCTCACCTTCGACCTCGACGCCGCCGAGCAGCTGCTCGACGACGCCGGTTGGAAGGTCGGCGCAGAGGGCACCCGCGAGAAGGACGGCACGCCCCTGACGGTGTCGGTGACGGCGTTCTACGGGCAGGACGTGCTTGAGGCGACGCAGGTGCAGCTGGCCAAGGCGGGAATCGACCTGAAGATCAACATGGTCACCGCGGGCGACTTCTTCGGTGCTGTCGCGTCGAAGGACTTCGACTTCCTGTCGGCGGGCCTGACCCGCACCGACCCCGACGCACTGCGCGTCATGCTCTCGCCGGCATCCGAGGCGCACTGGGCTGTGATCGACGACGCCGAGCTCGAAGCGCAGCTGACCGCGCAGGCCGCGACGGCCGACCCGGTCGAGCGCACCGCGATCCTCGCAGAGGCGCAGCAGCGCATCGTCGAGCAGGCCTATCTGGTGCCGCTGCTCGAGGTCGCGCAGGTGCACGCCTCGCAGAAGGGCGTCTCGGGCGTTGCGTTCGACTCGTCGTCGCGGGTCAACCTGTACGACGTCACCGTCCAGCGCTGA
- a CDS encoding GntR family transcriptional regulator, whose translation MTDGTMSAWSERRPRTPLTEDERILSGVLRHVRESAAAGTSLPGEHRLAELLDCTRQQVRHALAELGNLGIVTRRQGAATTIDPLALRLSARFEACVEYGDVLARMGYTPSVEVLSASFEPTPADIAPLLHPDVEPVSARIVLRWFADDQPAMVGTYILPLPAGTERPFIDPTRSVFDIAADLWSERIVWEVVSAGVTALTAEEATQLEQPEGEVAKMWTTVGVTVSGKHIYHAREVHHRDLVTYSFIRTVKEPWRVGPR comes from the coding sequence ATGACCGATGGCACGATGAGCGCGTGGAGCGAGCGAAGGCCGCGCACGCCGCTCACCGAAGACGAGCGCATCCTCAGCGGAGTTCTGCGCCACGTCCGCGAATCCGCCGCCGCCGGAACAAGCCTCCCCGGCGAGCATCGGCTCGCCGAACTGCTCGACTGCACCCGCCAGCAGGTGCGCCACGCCCTTGCCGAGCTCGGCAACCTCGGGATCGTCACCCGGCGTCAGGGCGCGGCGACCACGATCGATCCACTTGCCCTGCGACTGAGCGCACGGTTCGAGGCCTGCGTCGAGTACGGCGATGTGCTGGCGCGCATGGGGTACACCCCCTCGGTCGAGGTACTGTCGGCCTCGTTCGAACCCACCCCCGCCGACATCGCGCCGCTGCTGCACCCCGACGTCGAACCGGTCTCGGCCCGCATCGTGCTGCGCTGGTTCGCCGATGACCAGCCGGCCATGGTCGGCACGTACATCCTGCCTCTGCCCGCCGGCACCGAGCGCCCCTTCATCGACCCCACCCGTTCGGTGTTCGACATCGCCGCGGACCTGTGGTCGGAGCGCATCGTGTGGGAGGTCGTGTCGGCCGGCGTGACGGCCCTCACCGCCGAGGAGGCCACGCAGCTGGAGCAGCCCGAGGGCGAAGTGGCCAAGATGTGGACCACGGTCGGCGTCACCGTGAGCGGAAAGCACATCTACCACGCCCGCGAGGTGCACCACCGCGACCTGGTGACGTACTCGTTCATCCGCACGGTCAAGGAGCCGTGGCGGGTCGGACCCCGCTGA
- a CDS encoding ABC transporter permease, with protein MRLLRQPGFTLSVLVLITVAVAIVAPSLLATHDPYLSVPKDRLLPPSPEHLFGTDNLGRDLYSRVVHGTALSIVSAALAVVVGVVVGGLIGLASSFLGGPVDFAIMRVVDVLVAIPGILLALIVVATLGFGPISIGLGVGLGAAGSFARVMRAQVLRVRNEEYVEAARTLGARTPAILFRHVLPNAARPVIAVAALELGTAILGVSALTFLGFGAPPPAPEWGALSSAGRDFIATQPWLSIIPGLVILVVVLSVNRVARAIGGER; from the coding sequence ATGAGACTGCTGCGTCAACCCGGATTCACGCTCAGCGTGCTGGTGCTGATCACCGTCGCCGTGGCGATCGTCGCCCCGTCGCTGCTCGCCACGCACGATCCCTACCTCTCGGTGCCGAAGGATCGGTTGCTGCCGCCCAGCCCCGAGCACCTGTTCGGCACCGATAACCTCGGCCGCGACCTGTACTCCCGAGTCGTGCACGGCACAGCGCTGTCGATCGTGTCGGCGGCACTCGCCGTCGTCGTCGGTGTCGTGGTCGGCGGGCTGATCGGTCTCGCCTCGAGCTTTCTCGGGGGTCCGGTCGACTTCGCGATCATGCGCGTGGTCGACGTGCTCGTCGCGATCCCGGGCATCCTTCTCGCCCTCATCGTCGTGGCCACGCTGGGATTCGGGCCGATCTCGATCGGTCTGGGCGTCGGTCTGGGAGCCGCCGGGAGCTTCGCGCGCGTGATGCGCGCGCAGGTGCTGAGGGTGCGCAACGAGGAGTACGTCGAGGCAGCGCGCACGCTCGGCGCGCGCACGCCGGCGATCCTCTTCCGCCATGTTTTGCCCAACGCTGCCCGCCCGGTGATCGCGGTCGCCGCCCTCGAACTTGGCACCGCGATTCTTGGCGTCTCCGCACTCACGTTCCTCGGATTCGGCGCGCCACCGCCCGCGCCGGAGTGGGGCGCACTGTCGTCGGCCGGACGCGACTTCATCGCGACGCAGCCGTGGCTGAGCATCATCCCCGGCCTGGTGATCCTGGTGGTCGTGCTGTCCGTGAACCGGGTGGCGCGCGCAATCGGAGGTGAGCGATGA